From Cryptomeria japonica unplaced genomic scaffold, Sugi_1.0 HiC_scaffold_28, whole genome shotgun sequence, a single genomic window includes:
- the LOC131861586 gene encoding phospholipase A1-Igamma1, chloroplastic-like, with protein sequence MAVFPLPQLEDNAVLLPSSQTNSTQPQLCDVWRDIQGAHNWNGLLDPMVPNLKAEALRYGNLAQLCYDAFDGKSYSKNYGTCYHSKRDLFNKMGMSESGYQVTKYVYANTNLLNQVFGEKPKDQGVWLGFIAVCTDPNEIRRLGRRDIVIAWRGTQTAEEWIEDLRDILVPTRLSYRCKRTGKNQEHHFADGVLIERGFLSCYTSTVRHRQGAAGATVNISTRDLVVSEIERLIQVYEKEMDNLSITFTGHSLGAALATLSAYDIKQMLCTKHNFHQIPVTVFAFASPRVGNLAFAKRVEEIGVKVLRFVNKRDVVPKVPGVCMNENVGCLSKLLHWLPWTYFHVGFELPLHNNSPFIQHTHNLAYFHNLELYLHLLDGYVGSKQPFSWSGRDHALVNKSCDLLREKYEIPPKWWQEQNKGLVKGPDGKWTQPSEEE encoded by the coding sequence ATGGCCGTATTTCCATTGCCCCAGCTTGAAGATAATGCTGTATTATTACCCAGTTCCCAAACTAACTCAACGCAGCCTCAGCTATGTGACGtatggagagatatacaaggtgcCCATAATTGGAATGGTTTGCTTGATCCCATGGTGCCCAATTTGAAAGCTGAAGCTCTCAGATATGGGAATTTGGCACAGCTTTGTTACGACGCATTTGATGGCAAAAGCTACTCCAAAAACTACGGCACATGTTATCACAGTAAAAGAGATCTGTTCAATAAGATGGGCATGTCTGAAAGTGGCTACCAAGTCACTAAATATGTTTACGCCAATACTAATCTGTTAAATCAAGTTTTTGGTGAGAAACCAAAAGACCAAGGTGTTTGGTTGGGTTTTATTGCAGTTTGCACGGATCCAAATGAGATAAGAAGGCTTGGACGACGAGACATAGTGATTGCATGGAGAGGAACTCAGACTGCTGAAGAATGGATAGAAGACCTGAGAGATATTCTTGTACCTACAAGATTATCCTATAGATGCAAGAGGACAGGCAAAAACCAAGAGCATCATTTCGCGGATGGAGTACTAATTGAGAGAGGATTCCTGAGCTGCTATACTTCAACTGTCCGTCACCGTCAAGGCGCTGCAGGAGCCACTGTGAACATCAGCACCAGAGATTTGGTAGTCTCAGAGATAGAACGATTGATTCAAGTTTATGAAAAAGAGATGGACAATTTAAGCATAACATTTACGGGACACAGCTTAGGAGCTGCTCTTGCAACCTTGAGCGCTTATGATATCAAACAAATGCTTTGCACCAAGCATAATTTTCATCAAATTCCCGTCACCGTCTTCGCTTTTGCCTCTCCCCGGGTGGGAAATCTTGCGTTTGCTAAACGGGTGGAGGAGATTGGAGTGAAAGTGCTGAGGTTTGTGAACAAGCGTGACGTGGTTCCCAAAGTGCCCGGAGTTTGTATGAACGAGAACGTGGGATGCCTCAGCAAATTGCTGCATTGGCTTCCGTGGACATACTTTCATGTTGGCTTCGAGCTTCCTTTACACAACAATTCTCCATTCATTCAGCACACCCATAATCTTGCCTACTTTCATAATTTAGAGCTTTACTTGCATTTACTGGACGGGTATGTTGGAAGTAAGCAGCCGTTTTCTTGGAGTGGAAGAGATCATGCTCTGGTTAATAAGAGCTGTGATTTATTGCGCGAGAAATATGAAATTCCTCCAAAATGGTGGCAGGAACAGAACAAGGGCCTCGTTAAAGGTCCAGATGGCAAATGGACGCAGCCATCAGAAGAGGAATAA